A stretch of the Neorhodopirellula lusitana genome encodes the following:
- a CDS encoding type III PLP-dependent enzyme: MPESTIAGQTIVSGPSVPLAAGRIAVPQLTFEQAQQLTDEHGSPLLIVSKPKLVETYWSMKEALPGVDLYYAAKANPDHHILSTLCAENGFVDVCSPVEMHAALAAGFTPDRMLHTHPCKTDANLLECYDAGLRWFVYDNPMEAAKIARLTPDVNLLLRLATTGSSSRINLSAKFGCATDEALEMLAVARSMGLNVRGFSFHVGSQCLNPEDYCEVLRHIRTVWDDATAAGYSLEVLDIGGGFPAPYREEVPSAESFCGVIAAGLRETFGDLNIRLIAEPGRGICTECVTLATTVIGKSTRWGTPWIFIDDGIYGSFSGKMFDHTDFPLFVQNENWREAVACVVAGPTCDSSDIVSRDQLLPDLELGELILVPSMGAYAGASASPFNGLPVAKSVCLNV, encoded by the coding sequence ATGCCTGAATCAACGATTGCTGGCCAAACGATTGTTTCCGGACCAAGCGTGCCGCTCGCCGCCGGACGGATTGCTGTGCCCCAATTGACGTTCGAACAGGCTCAACAACTGACCGATGAGCACGGCAGTCCTTTGTTGATCGTTTCGAAACCGAAATTGGTCGAAACCTATTGGTCCATGAAAGAGGCGTTGCCGGGCGTCGACTTGTATTACGCTGCGAAGGCGAACCCCGACCACCACATCCTTTCGACGCTGTGTGCCGAGAATGGATTTGTGGATGTGTGCTCACCCGTAGAAATGCATGCTGCGTTGGCGGCAGGGTTCACACCCGATCGCATGTTGCACACGCATCCCTGCAAAACGGATGCAAACCTGTTGGAGTGCTATGACGCGGGGCTGCGTTGGTTTGTCTATGACAACCCAATGGAAGCGGCGAAGATCGCACGCCTCACACCTGACGTGAATTTGTTGTTGCGTTTGGCTACCACGGGATCGTCCAGTCGGATCAACTTGTCCGCCAAGTTTGGCTGTGCAACCGATGAAGCACTCGAGATGCTGGCCGTCGCTCGTTCGATGGGTTTGAACGTTCGTGGATTCTCGTTTCATGTGGGTAGTCAGTGTCTTAACCCTGAAGACTATTGCGAAGTCTTGCGGCATATCCGGACGGTTTGGGATGATGCGACAGCGGCGGGCTATTCACTAGAGGTGTTGGACATCGGCGGCGGTTTTCCGGCTCCGTATCGCGAGGAAGTTCCGTCGGCCGAATCGTTTTGTGGAGTGATCGCGGCGGGGTTGCGAGAGACGTTTGGTGATCTGAACATTCGCTTGATTGCTGAACCTGGGCGAGGAATCTGCACCGAGTGCGTGACCTTGGCAACAACGGTGATTGGGAAGAGCACGCGATGGGGAACGCCGTGGATCTTCATTGACGATGGCATCTATGGATCGTTCTCGGGAAAGATGTTTGACCACACTGACTTTCCTTTGTTTGTGCAAAACGAAAACTGGCGCGAAGCGGTCGCCTGTGTGGTCGCAGGTCCAACTTGTGATTCCAGCGACATCGTTTCGCGTGATCAGTTGTTGCCGGATCTGGAGTTGGGCGAGTTAATTTTGGTGCCTTCCATGGGTGCCTACGCGGGTGCGAGTGCTTCGCCATTCAATGGTCTGCCGGTAGCCAAAAGCGTCTGTTTAAACGTTTGA
- a CDS encoding thiolase family protein yields the protein MRPLEPLAIVAGVRTPFAKAMTALNDVSAVELGRVALLAAVERAGLATADVDEVVMGNVSGPPDAANVARVISLSAGVPQDRIAHTVNRNCASGMEAILSAWDAIHRGRASTVVAGGTESMSNIPFLVHPEAARRWMALAQARTLSQKLKAVLQFRPRDFKPIVGIELGLTDPVSGLNMGETAEVLAKEFGIMREQQDQFAMESHQKAETAQKACFLSGEITPVSLGKSVSLGDSDVFDKDNAIRYGQSMGALAKLRPIFDKQGSVTAGNSCPLTDGAACLVVSAADRLDRFSGPPLGYVTDYEIAGCDPRRMGLGPVYAISKLLDRTGLTLDDFDLVEINEAFAAQVLACQAALASKQFAEDELGRSGAVGELDPAKLNVHGGAIALGHPVGTTGTRLVLTLLRSLKRTGGRRGLASLCVGGGQGVAMILETEKGE from the coding sequence ATGAGACCGCTAGAACCATTGGCCATTGTTGCGGGAGTTCGCACTCCGTTCGCGAAAGCGATGACTGCCTTGAACGATGTTTCCGCAGTCGAGTTGGGAAGAGTTGCTTTACTGGCCGCCGTTGAACGCGCTGGATTGGCAACAGCCGACGTTGATGAAGTCGTGATGGGCAACGTGTCGGGGCCACCCGATGCAGCCAATGTGGCCCGCGTGATTTCGTTGAGTGCTGGTGTGCCTCAGGACCGGATCGCACATACGGTGAATCGAAACTGTGCGTCGGGGATGGAGGCCATTCTATCGGCTTGGGATGCGATCCATCGCGGACGCGCCTCGACGGTAGTTGCGGGTGGTACCGAATCGATGTCGAACATCCCGTTTTTGGTTCACCCGGAGGCCGCACGCCGCTGGATGGCGTTGGCTCAAGCACGAACCTTGTCACAAAAACTGAAGGCGGTCCTGCAGTTTCGACCTCGTGACTTCAAGCCAATCGTCGGAATTGAATTGGGGCTAACGGATCCTGTGTCCGGTTTGAACATGGGCGAAACAGCGGAGGTGCTAGCGAAGGAGTTTGGGATCATGCGAGAGCAGCAGGACCAGTTTGCGATGGAGAGCCACCAGAAAGCGGAGACGGCTCAAAAGGCTTGCTTCTTGTCAGGCGAGATCACGCCCGTTTCGCTCGGCAAATCGGTGTCACTTGGAGACTCAGACGTATTCGATAAGGACAATGCGATTCGCTACGGACAGTCCATGGGAGCGCTTGCTAAGTTGCGTCCGATCTTCGACAAGCAAGGATCGGTCACGGCTGGCAACAGTTGCCCGTTGACTGACGGTGCAGCCTGTTTGGTGGTGTCGGCCGCAGATCGTTTGGATCGATTCTCTGGTCCACCGTTGGGTTACGTCACGGACTACGAAATTGCCGGCTGTGATCCACGACGAATGGGGTTGGGGCCGGTCTATGCGATTTCCAAGTTGCTGGACCGAACTGGGCTGACGTTAGACGACTTCGATCTAGTGGAGATTAACGAGGCGTTCGCGGCTCAGGTGTTGGCATGCCAAGCGGCACTTGCGTCGAAACAATTTGCGGAAGATGAACTTGGACGATCCGGCGCCGTGGGTGAACTTGATCCTGCCAAGCTGAACGTGCATGGAGGGGCGATTGCGTTGGGACACCCCGTCGGCACAACGGGGACACGGTTGGTGTTGACGCTGTTGCGTTCCCTTAAACGAACGGGTGGGCGACGAGGATTGGCCAGTCTTTGCGTGGGGGGCGGCCAAGGCGTTGCGATGATTCTGGAAACTGAAAAGGGAGAATGA
- a CDS encoding DUF1569 domain-containing protein gives MTRRKLNFDSLDEVIQEAQRLLASGYTRNGNWSLGQACRHMRLTIEANMDGYQWWMSITAPVRPLLRWLVLPKLLRGDSPAGLMTAGMFVPPDDMNDAEEIALLAEAVARFKGYQGRLYPHPGFGRLSHSEFERFHAMHAAHHLGFLA, from the coding sequence ATGACTCGGCGAAAACTGAATTTTGATTCACTCGATGAAGTCATTCAGGAAGCCCAGCGTTTGCTCGCGTCGGGTTACACGCGAAATGGAAACTGGTCTTTGGGCCAAGCGTGTCGGCATATGCGATTGACCATCGAGGCAAACATGGATGGGTACCAGTGGTGGATGTCGATCACGGCGCCTGTTCGTCCACTGTTGCGTTGGTTGGTGTTGCCGAAGTTATTGCGAGGTGACTCGCCGGCTGGGTTGATGACAGCCGGAATGTTTGTGCCTCCGGACGACATGAATGACGCCGAAGAGATTGCGCTGTTAGCCGAAGCGGTCGCTCGATTTAAGGGCTATCAAGGTCGGCTGTACCCGCATCCCGGTTTTGGAAGACTGAGCCATTCTGAGTTCGAGCGATTTCACGCGATGCACGCCGCCCACCATTTGGGATTTTTGGCATAG
- a CDS encoding protein kinase domain-containing protein, which yields MLDDEWLLEEFESAWRSDGEPSIDEYLERGIERGLPESQTLNELVRIDMEYRFAREDGSVRSVEDYRRHYTQRLPLTADLFEDEIRLRRRFGRTIDVDAIRARHSQEQFANRDEYQRFLSLLDLQGVDEQQQDAVTSSDEDTSKSGVSSDPDETHVKDSFDSGRANEEVWGDLDKRYERRRLLGKGSFGVVWEAFDRQLRRRVAVKVLSSRGPMSDVDLQLFVREARSAASLQHPHLLTIHDVIVHDQFVALVTQLIDGVTLDRWWDEKDEQSKSVLELAQILRDISDAVHHAHLAGLIHCDLKPRNILVDKDGKANILDFGLAIRRDGDQPVAGVIAGTPTYMSPEQTWGESHHLDGRTDVWSIGAMMYQLLTGKAPFVAATTAALFEMIQTCDLVPMGQIRDSIPLRLQQISQRCLMKRTTDRYETAGQLAQELGGFIDEIMAESEDSGSTMATFRESRFRRLSGRVVSLPWRPIELFGREETIQSVTEMLNAGCERLVTLTGGGGVGKTETAIAIAHRMSESFEGDVVWVDLASVQEEEQFAAAVLSAMQVMSTANMSSLHLVTQALAVRGPILLILDNLEQAVAVLTPLVVQWLAQCPDLVLLVTSQLPLRVRGEHIVLLNSLDIDHSGDAIDLFIQRAKVASDRFVCDDKSRNLVASLCRLVDGNPLAIELAAARMGLMSLRDLHGRLLQSFNILRSSSVDRPARHQTLQDVVRWSFNLLSDQERAAAMRLAIWPSPLSTDLAERMLVDHSVDPFLVLEELRQRQLIRVAESDEQVVYSVSTVVQRYVLETIEQPQRGATCICLIESVLQSGLRGEPSNPGLATNLWSAIEFLLDHPEAVETSEPAGAQEHLAEAMLVADSLAGDDWGLPLRIQRLRRCEPLGTVVQRCELQVRLADALRRVGQTEGAERLGTQVLGSLEDLASESVASIQNKANRLLSLLAFRKGRSQQAIDLLNESLQSLDTYRFPDEKIDTLLELAEFHRRVGNFDNTRSLLSQIEALLDQESSFTDMLDETVVPSPEHKARQLRLMIESGKLALQSGRIEESLQKFSQAVSQADTGPLLPWIGQALLGRAAARAESGDIEGAEKDYARSEKLSRRLGDLPTLAQSINNRAIAYDDLGEAQRCVDTLDEPLAIYRRLDDSMGIAIATAAKAAAVLQLGNPQETIRLLESEEVSSHLAPSSIHQGIRLGDLASAWFLEGDLQRAEEACRHSLTILDELGVRDSAERLIYTVLFSEILDALDHPSRSEVGQAAARLAAIFRDTSDPHSATNTRSRVALALKRFASTE from the coding sequence ATGCTCGACGACGAATGGTTGCTCGAAGAGTTTGAGTCAGCGTGGCGGTCCGACGGCGAACCGTCGATTGACGAATACTTGGAACGAGGCATTGAGCGAGGGTTACCGGAATCGCAGACGCTCAATGAATTGGTTCGAATCGATATGGAATATCGGTTTGCACGCGAAGATGGATCGGTCCGCAGCGTGGAGGATTATCGGCGGCACTATACGCAGCGACTTCCGTTAACAGCGGACCTTTTCGAAGATGAAATCCGTTTGCGACGTCGATTCGGTCGCACGATTGATGTCGATGCGATACGGGCTCGGCACTCCCAAGAACAATTTGCGAATCGAGACGAATACCAACGGTTCTTGTCGCTATTGGATCTTCAAGGTGTTGACGAGCAACAGCAGGATGCTGTCACATCGTCGGATGAGGACACCAGCAAATCGGGGGTGAGCTCGGATCCTGATGAAACGCATGTCAAAGATAGTTTCGACAGTGGACGCGCGAACGAGGAAGTCTGGGGCGATTTAGACAAGCGATATGAGCGTCGTCGATTGCTTGGCAAGGGGAGCTTTGGCGTCGTTTGGGAAGCCTTCGATCGTCAATTGCGACGGCGTGTTGCAGTCAAGGTTTTGAGCAGTCGCGGTCCGATGTCGGACGTGGACTTGCAGCTATTTGTACGAGAGGCTCGCTCGGCGGCCAGCTTGCAGCATCCTCACCTTTTGACGATCCACGATGTGATTGTTCACGATCAGTTCGTGGCGTTGGTGACGCAGTTGATTGATGGGGTCACGTTAGATCGATGGTGGGATGAAAAGGATGAGCAGAGCAAGAGCGTTCTTGAGTTGGCTCAAATACTACGAGACATCTCTGATGCGGTGCATCACGCGCATCTTGCAGGGCTGATTCATTGTGATTTGAAACCGCGAAACATATTGGTCGACAAGGATGGCAAGGCCAATATCTTGGACTTTGGGCTCGCAATCCGGCGAGACGGAGATCAGCCAGTTGCTGGCGTGATTGCGGGAACACCGACTTACATGTCGCCCGAGCAGACATGGGGCGAGTCGCATCACCTGGACGGCCGCACCGACGTCTGGAGTATCGGCGCGATGATGTATCAGTTGCTAACCGGGAAGGCACCCTTCGTTGCGGCAACAACAGCGGCGTTGTTCGAGATGATCCAAACGTGCGATTTGGTTCCAATGGGGCAAATTCGCGATAGCATTCCACTGCGATTGCAACAGATCAGCCAACGCTGTTTGATGAAGCGGACCACCGATCGCTACGAAACGGCGGGCCAACTAGCGCAGGAACTCGGCGGTTTTATCGACGAGATAATGGCCGAGTCGGAGGATAGCGGTTCAACAATGGCCACGTTTCGCGAGTCCCGTTTTCGACGACTATCGGGGCGTGTTGTTTCATTGCCATGGCGACCGATCGAGTTGTTCGGGCGAGAGGAAACGATTCAATCGGTAACCGAGATGCTGAACGCCGGTTGCGAGCGGTTGGTCACATTGACCGGGGGTGGAGGTGTTGGGAAAACCGAGACTGCCATTGCGATCGCGCATCGGATGAGTGAGTCGTTCGAAGGCGACGTTGTGTGGGTCGATCTTGCTTCGGTCCAAGAGGAAGAGCAGTTTGCGGCGGCGGTGCTTTCAGCGATGCAGGTAATGTCGACGGCAAACATGTCGAGCCTACATCTGGTGACGCAGGCGTTGGCTGTTCGTGGTCCGATCTTGTTGATTCTGGATAACTTGGAACAAGCCGTTGCCGTTTTAACACCCTTGGTCGTTCAGTGGCTTGCGCAGTGTCCGGATCTCGTGTTGTTGGTCACGAGCCAATTGCCGCTGCGAGTTCGAGGCGAACACATTGTGCTTCTAAACTCTCTGGATATTGATCATTCAGGGGACGCGATCGACTTGTTCATTCAACGTGCAAAGGTTGCTAGTGATCGGTTTGTTTGTGACGATAAAAGCCGAAATCTAGTCGCGAGTTTGTGCCGGCTTGTTGATGGCAATCCATTGGCAATTGAGTTGGCTGCGGCCCGGATGGGGCTGATGTCGCTTCGAGATTTGCATGGGCGTTTGCTGCAGTCTTTCAATATCTTGCGAAGTTCATCGGTGGACCGACCGGCCCGTCATCAGACTTTGCAAGACGTCGTCCGGTGGAGCTTCAACCTGCTAAGTGATCAGGAGCGAGCGGCTGCAATGAGGTTGGCTATTTGGCCGTCGCCGCTATCAACTGACCTTGCCGAACGGATGCTGGTCGATCACAGCGTGGATCCATTTCTCGTGTTAGAGGAACTGCGTCAGCGTCAACTCATTCGTGTCGCCGAGAGTGACGAGCAGGTCGTCTACAGTGTTTCGACTGTCGTGCAGCGATATGTGCTGGAGACCATCGAACAACCGCAGCGTGGTGCGACTTGTATCTGTTTGATCGAAAGCGTATTGCAGTCGGGACTTCGGGGCGAACCGAGCAATCCTGGTCTGGCGACGAACTTGTGGTCGGCCATTGAATTTCTGCTGGACCATCCAGAGGCTGTTGAAACATCGGAACCGGCGGGGGCTCAGGAACACTTGGCCGAAGCGATGCTGGTTGCCGATTCATTGGCTGGCGATGATTGGGGATTGCCACTTCGAATTCAGCGATTGCGAAGATGTGAGCCGTTGGGCACCGTTGTGCAACGATGTGAGCTTCAGGTGCGACTGGCCGATGCGTTGCGACGGGTGGGACAAACTGAAGGGGCCGAGAGGCTCGGCACACAAGTGCTCGGTTCCCTTGAAGATCTCGCTTCGGAGTCAGTCGCGTCCATTCAAAACAAAGCGAATCGCTTGTTGTCCTTGCTTGCGTTTCGAAAAGGACGCTCCCAGCAAGCGATTGACTTACTCAACGAGAGTTTGCAGTCGCTGGATACGTACCGCTTCCCGGATGAAAAAATTGACACGTTGCTGGAATTGGCTGAGTTTCATCGACGGGTGGGGAACTTTGATAACACGCGATCGTTGTTGTCCCAGATCGAAGCCTTGTTGGATCAAGAAAGCTCTTTCACCGACATGCTGGATGAAACGGTCGTTCCGAGTCCCGAGCATAAAGCCCGTCAACTTCGCTTGATGATTGAAAGCGGAAAACTGGCCCTGCAAAGCGGTCGCATTGAAGAGTCTTTGCAAAAATTTAGTCAAGCGGTTTCGCAGGCGGACACCGGCCCGCTGTTGCCCTGGATTGGACAAGCCTTGCTTGGACGGGCAGCGGCGCGGGCGGAATCAGGGGATATCGAGGGAGCCGAAAAGGATTACGCTCGCAGTGAAAAGTTGAGTCGTCGTTTAGGCGATTTGCCAACACTTGCGCAGTCAATCAACAATCGCGCGATCGCGTACGATGATCTTGGAGAGGCGCAGCGTTGCGTTGATACCCTCGACGAGCCGCTGGCGATCTACCGGCGACTTGACGATTCCATGGGGATCGCGATTGCCACCGCAGCGAAGGCAGCGGCGGTTCTGCAATTAGGGAATCCGCAGGAAACGATTCGTTTGTTGGAGTCGGAAGAGGTGTCTAGTCACTTGGCACCCAGTTCCATTCATCAAGGAATCCGCTTAGGGGACTTGGCTTCGGCGTGGTTCCTGGAAGGTGATCTGCAGCGAGCGGAGGAAGCCTGCCGCCATTCGCTTACGATCCTCGACGAACTCGGGGTGAGGGATTCGGCTGAAAGGCTGATTTACACTGTTTTGTTCAGTGAAATTTTGGACGCCCTCGATCACCCATCTCGGTCGGAAGTTGGGCAAGCGGCAGCGAGGTTAGCCGCCATTTTTCGCGATACCAGCGACCCCCACAGCGCGACCAACACTCGCAGTCGGGTCGCGTTGGCCCTGAAAAGATTCGCATCTACCGAATAA
- a CDS encoding AMP-binding protein — protein MGHRRPENQRFRFSRLENDDAYRPPRGIQSYNNVPAFGLLQHAAEQVPQRDAIVYGDSHWSYRELNQQAIRAAAVLQRLGVRPGDRVGIQLPNVPEFVIAANAIWRAGGVAIAISPLMVADEVDKLLQETNCRLVVCLDMLSDTVANPDVKLLLVSIRPHLPSLHQLGYLWMRHQRTGYWTMPTDERCRWFWDEMEAEELEYRRVPVNPSTDAAYILPTGGTTGVPKAVTLSHTNLVANAWQQYVWTRRSFGHEKMLAVLPFFHSYGMSATVLGGAATGATLIMHHRFNSNQAIGLLHEHQPTVFHAVPAMLVAMNERFRAVTPDLRGLRWVISGGAPLDADVAEEFSRHTGALVVEGYGLSEASPVTHVGHLFREPAYGTIGYPLPRTESRIVDAEVGVTEVPHGEVGELIVRGPQVMLGYWNDRVTTAWAIRDGWLYTGDLAMQDQAGRYKIVGRKKDLIITSGFNVYPSEVESALCLAEWIQEAAVVGVPDPNRGEVVKAFLVLKAGTEWDEAATRAHCDKLLSKYKRPRLYEVCDDLPRNFLGKVIRRSLREGGIAGASEAANDEATGVDATEKETVI, from the coding sequence ATGGGTCACCGGCGTCCAGAAAACCAACGATTCCGTTTTTCTCGACTCGAGAATGACGATGCTTATCGTCCACCTCGCGGGATTCAGTCGTACAACAACGTTCCCGCTTTTGGCCTCCTGCAACATGCGGCCGAGCAAGTTCCCCAACGCGATGCGATTGTGTATGGGGATTCCCATTGGTCGTATCGTGAACTGAATCAACAGGCCATCCGCGCCGCGGCAGTCTTGCAGCGATTGGGCGTGCGACCGGGTGATCGTGTCGGGATTCAGTTGCCCAATGTGCCTGAGTTTGTGATTGCCGCCAACGCGATTTGGCGAGCCGGTGGAGTCGCGATTGCGATCAGTCCGTTGATGGTTGCCGACGAGGTCGACAAGTTACTTCAGGAAACCAACTGTCGGTTGGTGGTCTGTTTGGACATGCTCAGTGACACGGTCGCGAATCCCGACGTGAAGCTATTGCTGGTGTCGATCCGTCCGCATTTGCCTTCACTGCATCAGCTTGGTTACCTATGGATGCGACACCAGCGAACCGGCTATTGGACGATGCCGACGGATGAACGTTGTCGATGGTTTTGGGACGAGATGGAGGCTGAGGAGTTGGAGTATCGCCGGGTGCCGGTGAATCCATCCACCGATGCAGCCTACATCCTGCCGACAGGTGGAACGACCGGAGTGCCCAAGGCGGTCACACTCAGCCACACGAACTTGGTTGCCAACGCTTGGCAACAATACGTTTGGACGCGTCGCTCGTTTGGTCATGAAAAGATGCTGGCCGTGCTGCCGTTCTTCCATAGTTATGGGATGTCGGCGACCGTTTTGGGCGGTGCGGCGACTGGTGCCACTTTGATCATGCACCATCGCTTCAACAGCAACCAAGCGATCGGTTTGTTACATGAACATCAGCCGACCGTCTTTCATGCTGTGCCAGCGATGTTGGTTGCCATGAACGAGCGATTCCGGGCTGTCACTCCAGACCTGCGTGGACTCCGCTGGGTTATCTCGGGGGGAGCACCGCTGGATGCCGACGTGGCCGAAGAGTTCAGCCGTCACACGGGGGCGTTGGTGGTAGAGGGCTATGGGTTGAGTGAAGCGTCGCCAGTGACGCATGTCGGACATCTATTTCGAGAGCCAGCGTACGGCACGATTGGTTATCCGTTGCCACGCACTGAATCTCGGATTGTGGATGCGGAAGTAGGCGTCACAGAGGTTCCGCATGGAGAGGTGGGCGAGCTGATTGTTCGTGGACCACAAGTCATGTTGGGCTACTGGAACGATCGTGTTACCACCGCGTGGGCGATTCGTGATGGGTGGTTGTACACCGGTGATTTGGCCATGCAGGACCAAGCGGGGCGTTACAAGATTGTCGGACGCAAGAAGGATCTGATCATCACGTCAGGATTCAATGTTTATCCCAGCGAAGTGGAGTCGGCGTTGTGCTTGGCGGAATGGATTCAGGAGGCCGCCGTGGTTGGCGTGCCGGACCCCAATCGTGGTGAAGTCGTCAAAGCCTTTTTGGTTTTGAAAGCCGGGACCGAGTGGGACGAAGCTGCGACGCGAGCCCACTGTGACAAGTTGCTTTCGAAGTACAAGCGACCGCGGTTGTATGAGGTTTGCGACGACTTACCAAGGAATTTTCTGGGCAAAGTCATCCGGCGATCTCTTCGTGAAGGTGGCATTGCCGGGGCGTCCGAAGCGGCAAACGATGAGGCGACGGGCGTGGACGCCACTGAAAAGGAGACGGTGATATGA
- a CDS encoding 3-hydroxyacyl-CoA dehydrogenase NAD-binding domain-containing protein, which produces MNSAIYQNFTVTEDKRGVVTVSIDVPGRPLNILTRDAMEELSQIVDAIEHAAGISMVVFESGKESGFLAGADVSAISEIDSVEEATRLIVAGQSLFQRIAWLPMATVLVIDGPCLGGGLEWALACDHRIARASSHTKIGLPEIKLGLIPGWGGTQRLPRLIGTHAALDMILKGKHLSATDAFRVGLVDQAIDPEQWQTQRDHFITKVLYRKAGRSHGWLTRVKIRLSKLGLIRHAILKVARNGIASKSVHYPALASAIRSIEAGFERGPIGYQVEREEFVKLLNSTTSKRLLGLFFAREKARKFATWTDDATPVLHHSPIRRVGVIGAGAMGAGIAQLAAVRDFEVVVKEVDDTQLQSGRIRVGKLMKGLAARQNWGDAKLKSALNRVSYTTKPIEMSDCDLVIEAVVERDEVKAKVFAEMDRVTRPSAVLASNTSSLSVTRMSQATRHPERVAGLHFFNPVHRMELVEVIRCVDTDQATVARLIGFVKAMGKTPVVTADTPGFLVNRVLFPYLGEAVRMLGEGYSVKQIDGQVRKFGMPMGPLELLDQVGIDIAVHVAGSLEAVSRGTAEVVNPLSEMVRAGRLGKKTGRGFYDYRKGRKWKPMDRFNKRQEPKFASTRAGFVVDGMSAIQRRLIYPMLIEAITCHQEQVVQEAWAIDLAMVLGTGFAPHHGGPLHLVDTIGLKRVVQNSNQLCGLHGDRFTPPEQLIAMADRGETFFGPRLQLEPR; this is translated from the coding sequence ATGAACTCGGCAATTTATCAAAACTTCACGGTGACCGAAGACAAGCGTGGCGTGGTCACGGTTTCGATCGACGTGCCCGGCAGGCCGTTGAACATCCTGACACGCGATGCGATGGAAGAGCTCAGCCAGATTGTGGATGCGATTGAGCACGCCGCTGGCATTAGCATGGTGGTGTTCGAAAGCGGGAAGGAAAGCGGCTTCCTGGCCGGTGCCGATGTCTCGGCGATTTCCGAAATTGATTCGGTGGAAGAGGCCACGCGATTGATCGTTGCGGGGCAGTCCTTGTTTCAACGTATCGCATGGTTGCCGATGGCCACGGTGCTGGTCATCGACGGACCTTGCTTGGGCGGTGGTTTGGAATGGGCGCTGGCTTGCGATCATCGGATCGCTCGGGCGAGCAGTCACACCAAGATCGGTCTTCCGGAAATTAAGTTGGGCTTGATCCCAGGTTGGGGAGGAACCCAGCGGTTGCCGCGATTGATCGGAACACACGCGGCTTTGGACATGATCCTGAAGGGGAAGCACTTAAGTGCCACCGATGCGTTTCGTGTGGGGCTGGTTGATCAAGCGATTGATCCGGAGCAGTGGCAAACCCAGCGTGATCATTTCATCACCAAGGTGCTGTACCGAAAGGCTGGTCGATCACACGGTTGGCTGACGAGGGTCAAGATTCGACTGTCCAAGTTGGGCCTAATTCGTCATGCGATCCTGAAGGTGGCTCGCAACGGGATCGCATCGAAGTCCGTTCACTATCCTGCGTTGGCGTCTGCGATTCGGTCCATTGAAGCCGGGTTTGAACGAGGACCTATTGGGTATCAGGTTGAGCGGGAGGAGTTCGTTAAGCTGCTCAATTCAACGACTTCGAAACGTTTGCTGGGACTGTTCTTCGCTCGTGAAAAGGCACGCAAGTTTGCCACTTGGACGGATGACGCGACCCCTGTATTGCATCATTCACCGATTCGACGCGTTGGTGTGATCGGAGCGGGAGCGATGGGGGCGGGCATCGCTCAACTTGCTGCTGTACGCGATTTTGAGGTGGTCGTGAAGGAAGTCGACGACACACAACTTCAGTCGGGGCGAATCCGAGTCGGGAAGCTGATGAAGGGCTTGGCCGCTCGCCAGAACTGGGGTGATGCGAAACTCAAGTCCGCATTGAATCGAGTTTCGTACACCACCAAGCCAATCGAAATGAGCGATTGCGATTTGGTGATCGAGGCGGTCGTGGAACGCGATGAAGTCAAAGCCAAAGTGTTTGCGGAGATGGATCGTGTGACTCGACCGAGTGCCGTGTTGGCCAGTAACACGTCATCGCTTTCAGTGACCCGAATGAGCCAAGCGACTCGGCATCCCGAGCGTGTTGCTGGATTGCACTTCTTTAATCCGGTTCATCGCATGGAATTGGTGGAGGTGATTCGTTGTGTGGATACCGATCAAGCGACCGTGGCCCGACTGATTGGTTTTGTCAAAGCGATGGGCAAAACTCCGGTGGTGACCGCGGACACGCCTGGATTCTTGGTCAACCGAGTGTTGTTTCCCTATCTCGGGGAAGCCGTGCGGATGCTGGGCGAAGGCTATTCCGTGAAGCAGATCGACGGTCAGGTCCGCAAGTTTGGAATGCCAATGGGCCCGCTTGAGTTGCTTGACCAGGTCGGAATCGATATCGCTGTGCATGTGGCCGGTTCTTTAGAGGCGGTCTCACGCGGAACTGCGGAAGTGGTGAATCCTCTATCCGAAATGGTGCGTGCGGGCCGTTTGGGAAAGAAGACGGGGCGTGGATTTTATGACTACCGGAAAGGTCGGAAATGGAAGCCGATGGATCGTTTCAATAAGCGGCAGGAGCCCAAATTCGCATCGACTCGAGCAGGGTTTGTGGTCGACGGGATGTCGGCGATTCAGCGGCGGTTGATTTACCCCATGTTGATCGAGGCGATCACCTGTCATCAAGAACAGGTGGTGCAAGAAGCTTGGGCCATTGATCTAGCGATGGTGCTGGGTACCGGCTTCGCGCCGCATCACGGTGGCCCGCTGCATCTAGTCGACACGATTGGTTTGAAGCGTGTGGTTCAAAACAGCAACCAACTGTGCGGCTTGCACGGCGATCGTTTCACGCCTCCAGAGCAACTGATTGCGATGGCTGATCGAGGCGAGACGTTTTTTGGTCCCCGTTTGCAACTGGAACCGCGATAG